The window TCGCGAGCGCATGCAGATTGAGCGAGCGGCCTATGAAGAATTTGCCTCTTTCACGCTGCTGGCCTCGCCGCGCCTGCCCGAGGCGGGGGATCGCCTGCGGGTAGAAGGTGATCGGCACTATCTTGTCCAGCAGCTGGTTGGTTTGCGGCAGGCGCGTGAGCTCGAGGTCATGACCCTGGCCGACCTGCTGCTGGCCGATGGGCGCTGGCCGGCCTGGCTTGATCTAGAGGTTGCGCTCTCCTGGAGTATTCAGCTTGCCCGTCTGGTGGCGCGTCTGCATCGCCTGGGTTGTGTTCTTGGGGACCTTGATCCGGCCACCGTGCTGATCGATGCTGATGGGCGGGCCCCCTGGTCGCCGACGCTGCTCGTCTCCTGGCCGCCGCCACCGGTCTTCTGGCAAGCGACCGTTGGCACCCCCCAGCTCGCCTTCGAGCATTACCGTCAGCTCTTTCCGTCGCCTGCCCCCTCGGCGGCCAATCCATTCGTGGCTCCCGAAGTCTTTTCAGGTCAGTGCGACGAGCGCTCCGATGTCTATTCGCTGGGGGCGCTCCTCTACCTGCTTTGCACGCATTATGCCCCCATTACCGCGACGCATCGCCAGTTAGCGGAGATCCTCGATTGCGAAGAGATGGGGGCAGAGGTTCCTGATCCCCTGGAGCCATTGCCCGTACCCGAGGGTCTGGCTCTGGTTCCTCCACATCTGCTGAATGTTCATCTCCCGCTTGCCATTGAGGATATCCTCTTACGGGCTTTGGCCCTTGACCCTGAGCAGCGCTATCCCTCGGCCTTTGCCCTGGTAGAGGAGTTAGAAGCGCTGGACCTGCGGCGCCTGGGGATCTCGCGCTATCGGCCAGGCGTTCTGGCCCGTTGCCTGAGCAAGCTCTCCGCCTTCCTGCGCCGCTGCACCGGCGCTTACGACCTTGCCTAGCTGCAGCTCTGCCGTCTGCTTCCTGCCCTCGTGAGCAAGCGAGCGAAGAACAACCGGACTGGCAACTATCAAAGCCCCAGTCGGGCAGGCGCCAGCGCTGATTGTCGCTGCCTTTCTTCGGAGAGGTCTGTCGCTCTTCTCGCTCCCCGCTAGCTGGTTGCCTCTCCTCGCCTCAGAGAACTTCTTCTTACTGCTGACCTCTCTTGCCCGACGGGCCTGCTTGCTGTTCAGGGGACTGAGCGAGCTGGTCACCTGTCATGGCGTCAGGCCCATAGAGATGAGGAAAGGATAGTGTATGATAGAGGAGAGATCAGAAAGGCTCTGGTCTTGCCCTCGTGGCGCCGGCTGCTTTCTGCACAGCAGGTGAGCAAAGGAGAGGACACAGCTATCATGAGCACGGTGCGCCTGAGACGCAGCGAACTGTCGACACCGGCCAGCAATGCGCGCATGCTGCAAAAGGCGGCGGCCAGCCAGGCCGATCTTGTCATGTTGGATCTAGAGGATTCCGTTTCCCCCGCCGAGAAGGAGAAAGCGCGCGAGCAGGCCATCGAAGCCCTGCGCTCGCTGGACTGGGGAAAGAAGACCCGGGCGGTGCGCATTAATGATCTTGAAAGCGAACATGCCTATCGTGACATTGTGGCACTTGTCGAAGAGGCTGGGGAACACCTCGACATCCTGATCATCCCCAAAGTCAAGCGAGCGCGTGACGTCTGGTGGGTTGATCGCTTGCTCACCCAAATCGAGAAGCGCTGCAAGCTGACGCGGCCCATTGGACTGGAAGTTTTGATTGAGGAGACCGAGGCCCTGATCAATGTTGAAAAGATCGCCCGTGCGAGTGCGCGCCTGGAAGCCCTGATCTTTGGTCCCGCTGACTATGCGGCCTCCCAGGGCATTGATCTCAAGTACATTGGCAACGATCTGGATGCCTATCCTGGTGATCTCTGGCACTATGCGCGCAACAAAATCGTTGTAGCGGCGCGGGTGGCGGGTATCGAGGCTGTTGATGGTCCCTATATCGACATTCGCAACCTTGACGGCTACCGACGTGAATGCCTGCGGGCGAGCATTCTGGGCTGCAGTGGCAAATGGGCTATTCATCCTGAACAAATTCCCATTGCCAACCAGGTCTTCGCGCCCCCGCCCGAGCAGGTAGCTCAGGCGCGTCGGCTGGTGGCGCTCTATGAGGAGGCTCAGCGTCAGGGGCAGGGCGCCATCGAAGTCGAAGGCCGCATGATCGACGTGGCCGTGGTTCGCAACGCACGACGGCTCATCGCTCGTGCTGATCTGCTGGGTCTCTAGGCGGTCAGCATGGCAGGGCAGGCGCGGGCCGCTGGTGCCAGAGCGAATCGGCGCCTGCCTGGCGCTTTAGCTACTTCCACCCCAGGGTCTGGCCAGGACGCCGCTCAGGGGCGGCGGGATTGGCCTAGAGACTGGTTCCGTCGCGCCCTTGCTCGATCCGGGCCCGCACCTGGCGCTGCAGCTCCTCATCCAGGGCCCGCGTGGGAACCAGCACGCGCCTCCTGTATGACAGGACCATTTCCCCACGCTGGTTGTAGGCCACCGTCTCGACGGTGACAATGCCACGGTCCGGCTTACTGGTCGAGAGCCGCTTATCGAGCACGCGCGACTCAGCATAGATTGTATCGCCGTGGAAGGTGGGGGCCAGGTGCTTGACTTCCTCAAATTCAAGATTAGCGATGGCTTTCCCGCTGACATCGGGCACCGACATGCCGAGCGCGATGCTGAAAACCAGCGCGCCCACAACCAGACGCTGCTTGTGTTGCGTGTAGGCAGCATAGTTGGCGTCGATGTGCAAGGGATGGTGATTCATCGTTA is drawn from Thermogemmatispora onikobensis and contains these coding sequences:
- a CDS encoding HpcH/HpaI aldolase/citrate lyase family protein gives rise to the protein MSTVRLRRSELSTPASNARMLQKAAASQADLVMLDLEDSVSPAEKEKAREQAIEALRSLDWGKKTRAVRINDLESEHAYRDIVALVEEAGEHLDILIIPKVKRARDVWWVDRLLTQIEKRCKLTRPIGLEVLIEETEALINVEKIARASARLEALIFGPADYAASQGIDLKYIGNDLDAYPGDLWHYARNKIVVAARVAGIEAVDGPYIDIRNLDGYRRECLRASILGCSGKWAIHPEQIPIANQVFAPPPEQVAQARRLVALYEEAQRQGQGAIEVEGRMIDVAVVRNARRLIARADLLGL
- a CDS encoding MaoC family dehydratase; translated protein: MSFGRCYEDFEVGDVYKHWPGRTITEYDDTLFCMLTMNHHPLHIDANYAAYTQHKQRLVVGALVFSIALGMSVPDVSGKAIANLEFEEVKHLAPTFHGDTIYAESRVLDKRLSTSKPDRGIVTVETVAYNQRGEMVLSYRRRVLVPTRALDEELQRQVRARIEQGRDGTSL